CTGGAAGATTATTTAATTGATAGTTACCCTGTGCATTTGAGGTTGTACCTAATTTTGTACCTTTTAATAAAACCGAAGCATTTGCAATGCCTTCATTTTCATCTTTTATATTTCCTGAAATTACGGCTGTATTTTGTGCGAATGCACTGACTGAAAAGGTAATAAGTAAAATTAGAAGTAAAAATTTTCTATATAACATTTTTTTAAGTTGTGTATTTACTTTGTAAGTAGCACAACTTTAAAATTCCCGAAGGTGGGTAGGCAAAAAAAGTTAAATTATTTTAATTTATCTATTCTAAGGATGTAATCAGAATTTCCTGCCAATTGCAATCCCTTATTTAGCTTTCCTGTTTGGATATCATAACACCAAATGAAATTGCCATCAGTAATAGAGCTGATTGAAATGTATGCCTTGTTGCCCTGCACCAATATGCATTCCCTTCTCGTACCTCTGTCTAGCGGCAGGTTCAGCTTATTTATTACCCGCTGTTTGTAAATATCTATAAGGTAAAATTCAAAATGTGCAGTGCTGTAGTGGTCATCAAGATCTTTGTATAAGTCTTTTCGCTCTGATCTTACTATGGCTTTACCATTTCCTAAATACCACATTCCGTAAGCATGATTGCGTAAAGCATCGGAAAGATTAAAAAAGTATTTTTGATCCGGCATACTTACGCCCTTGCCTATTTTCATAATTGCAGTAGACAATTCAGGGCGGTTTCCTAAAGCTATTCCCGGACATGCCATAAAGTAGAAGTCCTGCTTTTCATCTGTAAATGATGAAGATTGTACAGTATTCATCCCCCCGGGATAGGTACTGCGACCATCCTTAACCGTTTTTACAGCCCTCATATTGGGGTAGTTGAGTTCCGTTACGTAAATGGTGTCACTCGTAGTATAATCTGTTGCACTTAGCTGTTCATGGTAGGTGTAACCTACCAAAAGCTTTTTAGCCATTTGTTTAACAAAGCCAATAGAAATGGTCTCAAATCTTCCTGTGGGTTTAGGGATATCCATATTTCCTTTTGCCAGTACTTTCATGTCTGTTGTGCGTAACAAAGCATATTGAGCTTGTGCAAATTCAGGTGCCTGCAAGCCAGTGAGCAGGAGGGTATCGCTACCCATCCAATAATAGTTTTCTGTAGAAAATTGTTGCAGAGGAGAACTGGAAACAGATTTAAAAACTTGATGATTAATGTTATATTTTACAAAGGCATTTGCCTTGCGGTTCATATGATAGTAGTAGCCATTTTTAACCAATACATTGCGGTCCATAACCGATACATTTAGCGCAGCCCCATCTTTTTCTGGTAAAAGGATACCACTGTCCAAAGAAGCTGTTTCAAGTATATATTCTTTTCCATCTTTCCCCAGAATATAAAGACTATAATTATTATCGGTTCTTACTGTAGAAACAGATGAAGAATTGTGATTGCAACCAGCCAGGAATACATGAGAGATCAGAAATAAAAAGAGGATAATTCTACTAGATGTCAAACTCATTGATGATTTGCTTTTGGAGAACGGGAGGCAGATCCATCAGGTTCTTTGTATCCACAATAAGGATTTTGTCTTTACCATCTTTACCTTTTAACAGAATATAAGTTTGCCCTTTTTTGAAAAGAAACTTTTTAGAAGTGCCTTCAAAACTAAGCTGAATGTCTTTTTTAGGAGAGATAAGTATACTGCCGCTTAAATCAACTATTCCTGTATTGTTATCAATCTTGCCAGAGGTATTGGTGCCTACGGCTATGGTGTATCCATTTGAATTTAAATGAAGTATTTTTTCCAGAGATGTATTGTTAATTTCTACCAATTCCTGATCCGGCCCAGCCGAAGAAACTGATTGATAAATAACTGTTGCCAGCATTGTCAATACTAAAGAAGCGGCAATTGCGCCGGTAAAAAAAGCTTTATAATTGTTTTGTTTGGCTACTGGAGGTAAAACGGTTGTTATTTCCTGCCACATCTCCATTTTGTGTGCCACCTTGGATTCGCTGATGGGAAGTTGAAGCATTTCCTCACTATCAGAAGCATATAGCCAGGTTTCAACAGCCTCAGCCTCTTCTGCTGTACACTGTTGAGCATGGTACTTTTCAAGGAGTTCTTTATCGATCTTCATTGCTTTTTTTAAACCCTGTGGCAATAGCCTTACAAACTTATGCAAATATAAGTAGCATAACTAACGCTTTACCGTAAGTGGAATAAAAATTAAATAGAATAATTGGAAAGATTTAACCGGAGCACGCTTAAGGCTTTTGTGATGTGATATTCAACAGCCCTTTCCGTGATCAACAATGAAGAAGCAATTTCCTTATTGCTCAAGCCTTGTTCGCGGCTCATTTTGTAGACCCGGCGACACTGGCAAGGTAAGGTATCTACAAGAATATTTACTTTTTGTTTAAGATCATTAAAGTGAATGTGTTCTTCTGTACAATTAGAAGAATGACTGCAATCTTGTTGTTTAATGCAGACATGCTTTTGTTGACTTACCTTATTTCTTATGTACTCAAAAGTTTTGAATTTAGCAGCACGGACAAGGTAGTTATTAACATTTTCAAGTTCAAGATTTTCTCTTCGTTCCCACAAAGATTTAAAAATATCCTGAACCATTTCTTTTGCTGGTTCTATCTCACGAATGTTGTTATAACAAATGGCGTATATTTTTTCCCAATACATATTATACACCGTCTCGAAAGATTGTACGTTGATCCTGATGTGACCGCCTGTTGAAGCTATACTATTTTTACCTGACAAGATGTAGTGCAAATGTTACCGGGCAAAGATAACTATTTAGACTAATTATAAGTGGCTAGCTGGCAGGAATAATTTTTTTATGCAAAAAGCGCCGCTTGCAATGGAATACAAACGGCGCTTTTTGTTGTTTACGCTGCTTAAACCAGATATTCAAATAAAGTCTGATCATTATTCAGTTCGATGATCTCGAATTTAAATTCTTTCATTCTTTGAACCAGCGCTTCATAGTCTGATCGCTGTGCAAGTTCAATACCTACCAGCGCCGGGCCATTTTCCTTATTGGTCTTTTTGATGAACTCAAAACGGGTAATGTCATCATTAGGTCCAAGTACATTGTTTACGAAATCCTTTAATGCGCCTGGTCTTTGTGGAAAGCGAACAATGAAATAGTGCTTTAAGCCTTCAAACAGTAAAGATTTCTCTTTAATTTCCTGCATCCGCTCAATGTCATTGTTACCTCCGCTTACTACACAAACCACTTTTTTACCAATAATGGTATCCTGTAGCTGATCCAGAGATGCAACAGCCAATGCACCGGCAGGTTCAACCACTATGGCATCTTCATTGTAGAGTTGCAGTATCGTAGTACAGATTTTTCCCTCAGGTATTAAAAGCATTTGGTCCAAAAGTTCGCTGCAATACTCAAATGTAAGTGCACCCACCCGCTTTACGGCAGCACCATCCACAAAACGGTCAATGTATTCCAGTGTTACCGGGCTTCCATTTTTTAATGCATTCTGCATAGATGGTGCACCTTCTGGCTCTACACCAATTACTTCAATCGCCGGCTTTACATTTTTAAGATAACTGCCAACGCCAGAAGCTAAACCACCACCACCAATAGGCACGATGATCACATCCAGGTCAGGAAGGTCTTCAAATATCTCTACACCAACAGTTCCTTGTCCTTCAATAATTTTGGCGTTATCAAAAGGAGGAATAAATGTCATTTGATGCTTTACGGTATATTCAAGGGCCTCCTTCATACAATCGTCAAAAGTATCACCAACCAACACAATCTCAATGTTGTCGCCGCCAAACATGGCCGTTTGTTTTACTTTTTGTTTCGGCGTAATTTCGGGCATAAAAATAACACCTTTAATGCCAAGCTTTTTACAAGAGTGTGCTACCCCCTGGGCGTGATTGCCCGCACTTGCACACACTACACCGCTGGCCATTTGACCCGCCTCAAGGGTACTGATCATGTTGTAAGCACCACGTAATTTATAAGAACGAACCAGTTGCAGGTCTTCCCGTTTCAGATAAATCTGGGCATTATATTTTAAAGATAATCCAGCATTGTACTCCAGTGGAGTGCGTTTGACTGTACCTTTTATCCGTTCTGCTGCACTAAGAAAATCCAGTTCCACTTCTTTTTTTACATTCATGTTTACATAAATTTATTCATGGCATCCAGATAGGCATGGGCCGAGGCCTTAACGATGTCTGTACTAAAGCCGTGACCTACATAAGATTTACCTTCATGGGAAATCTTAATGTTTACTTTACTCACATCATCACTGCCGCCTTGCACAGCCTGTATTGTAAATTCTTTCAACAGAATATCTGTGCCTACAATACTTTGAATGGCATTGATGGTTGCATTTACAGGCCCATTTCCAGATGCCATCGCTTCTTTTTCTACACCATTGTGTTCTAAACGAATACTAGCCGTAGGTGTTAATGGATCTCCGCAAAGTACTTGTAGCAGGTTTAGTTTGTAACCGTTTTTGTAGGATTCTTCTTTGCCATCTGTCATTAAGAAAAGAATATCATCATCTGTAATTGCTGTAGTTTTACCATCTGCCATAACCAGAAAACGCTCATAGATCTGATCAAGGTTGATCCGCTCAATCTCGTAACCTAAGCGTTCCAGATGATGCTTCAATGCATGTCTTCCACTACGGGCAGTTAATATGATGTCTGCAGAATTGATGCCCACATCTTCCGGGTTCATGATCTCATAATTTTCACGATGTTTCAAGAAACCATCCTGGTGGATACCAGAACTGTGTGCAAAGGCATTTTGTCCGATGATGGCTTTATTAGGCTGAACAGGCATGCGCATCATTTTGCTTACCATTCTACTGATGTCGCTAAAATGCTTGGTGTTGATGTTGGTGTTTAAACCAAGCGCGTGATGCGTTTTCAATACCATCACCACCTCTTCTAATGCAGTATTACCGGCACGTTCGCCAATACCATTGATGGTACATTCTACCTGACGGGCTCCATTTACCAAACCCGCAAGAGAGTTTGCAGTAGCTAAACCTAAATCATTATGGCAATGTACCGAAATAATAGCCTGGTCAATATTTTTAACGTTTTCTTTTAGATAAAGAATTTTGGAACCGTATTGGTCAGGAAGGCAATAACCATTGGTATCTGGAATATTTACTACCGTGGCACCTGCAGCAATTACGGCCTCTATCATCTGAGCCAGAAATGCATTGTCTGCACGCCCCGCATCTTCTGCGTAAAATTCAATGTCTTCAACAAACTTCTTCGCATATTTAACTGCAGCAACCGCGCGTTCCAGAATTTGCTCCCTGGTACTGTTAAATTTATATTTAATGTGCATGTCCGAAGACCCAATGCCGGTATGAATTCTTGGGTGTTTGGCATATTTTAACGCAGCAACAGCAGCATCAATATCACCAGTATTTGCACGTGTTAAAGCACATATGGTAGGCTCTTTAACAGCTTTAGAAAGTTCCACTACACTTTGAAAATCGCCAGGGCTCGAGATAGGGAAACCTGCCTCGATAACATCTACACCCAATGCTTCCAGCGCAATAGCAATTTCTATTTTTTCAGGGGTAGACAGCTGGCAACCTGGTACTTGTTCTCCATCCCTAAGGGTGGTGTCAAATACATATACTCTGTTCGGATCGTGTAACATATTCTTTCTATTAAATGGTAACTGCTTTTTCAGCGATAAACTTTAAGACGAGCTTGCCCATTTCCTGGGTGCCTAATACATGATATGGATTGGTAGAACCATCAGCAATATCGTTGGTTCTGTAACCTTCTTTCAATACATGATCTACAGCATTCAATACTACTTTGGCTTCCTCTTTTAAGCCAAAGCTGATGTCAAGCATCAATGCAACAGATAAAATAGAAGCAAGAGGATTAGCCAGGTTTTTACCTGCAATGTCATGTGCAGAACCGTGAATAGGCTCGAAAAAGCCTGTGCCGTCACCCACAGATGCAGAAGCCAGCATACCCATAGAGCCTGCAATTTGAGAGGCCTCATCCGTAAGGATATCACCAAACAAATTCGCAGTCAATACGACGTCAAAGCGTTTTGGATCTTTGATCAGCTGCATTGCTGCATTGTCTATAAACATGTGCTCCGTTTCAACCTCAGGATATTGCTTAGAAATCTCCTGGATGGTTTCTCTCCATAACCTTGAACTTTCCAAAACATTCGCCTTATCAACAGAACATAATCTTTTGTTCCGTTTCATGGCTGCTTCGTAAGCTTTATGTGCTATTCTTTCCACTTCATAGCGATGATAAATCATCAAATCTGAAGCGGTGTTTCTATCTTCTGAACGGGTTTTTTCGCCAAAATATACATCACCTGTAAGTTCCCTGAAAAATAAAATATCAGTTCCTTTAAGGATATTGGCTTTAATACTTGATGCATTAAGCAATTCATCAAATAGCAAAATAGGGCGTAAATTAGCATATAAGCCCAGTTCCTTACGTATTTTTAACAGACCTTGTTCAGGTCTTACTTTTAAAGATGGGTCGTTATCGTACAATGCATGACCAACAGCACCAAAAAGGATGGCGTCGCTTTTTTTCGCTTTATCCAATGTTTCGTCAGGTAGAGGACTGCCTGTAGCTTCAATAGCTGCATGGCCCATCAATGCTTCATCAAAAGTAAACTCATGACCAAAGTTGGTGGCTATTTGCGCTAAAACTGCTTTTCCCCATGCGGTAACTTCTGGCCCAATACCATCACCAGGTATCACTAATATGTTCTTATTCATGTTAATAAACGTTCTCTAATATGGTTTCTACGGATTTTACTTTTCCGGTTTCTAATAATATTCTTTTCTCTAAACAGGCTGGCAACTGAGCTTCAAAATGGCCAACGTAAATTAGTGTGGTACCATTTTTACAAAGTTCATCTACCAGTTTATTAAAATATTGTGTTTGCTGCTGATCTAAGCCTTGACAAGGTTCATCAAGAATGAGCAGTTCCGGATTTTTTATAATTGTTCTCGCCAATAAGGCCAGTCTTTGTTTGCCCAAAGGAAGGGCATTCATCAGCATATTTTTAAACGGGCTAAGGCCAAAGAATTCAATGAGCTCATCTGCCTGCGAATTTTTTGTGTAACCAGGATCGCAAAACAATCCGGAGCTGTCAAAAAATCCTGAAACTACACTTTGGCGAACTGTTGCCGAAGGGTCGAAATACCAATGCATTTCTGGAGAAATCAACCCGATTTTCTCTTTAATCTCCCAGATACTTTCTCCCGTTCCTCTTTTGTTGCCAAACAGGTAAAAGTTATTGGCATAAGCCTGAGGGTGGTCTCCACTGATTAAACTCAATAATGTTGATTTTCCTGAGCCATTATGTCCCTGAAGCAACCATTTTTCGCCAGCTTTAACCTCCCAGTTGATGTTTTTTAATACTTGTTTTTCGCCATAACTGATGTTTACATCAATCATCGTGATCACGTTGTCTGAAGAGGAGCGGGGTGATTCATTTAGAAATGAAGGCACAGGCTTGCTGAACTCTTCCTCTAAATCATAACTACGTTCCTCTGCAGAAATTTTGTGTAACTGTCCTTCTCTAAGCGTAGCAAAGCGGTTTATTACTGAAGGGAACTCCTGGTCGTTGCCAATTAGAATCAACTGGCAGCCATCGCCGGCAAGTTCTTCTAATAAAGTATTTAAGTTTTGTCTGGAAAGTTTATCCAGTCCGTTGTACGGCTGGTCAATAATTAACAGCTGTGGTTTTAACCAAAGGGCTTTAACCAGTTGCAACTTTTTATGTTCTCCACTTGAAAGCTGAATGAGTGCCGAATCTTTTAATTCTGAAAAACCTAATGCAGCTACCAGTCTCTCTGCTTCAGTAATTTGAAGGCCGTTTTTTTGTCCGTAATTTTTTAATTCCGCAAATACAGTAGCGGTGGTTTGTACGGCCAAGCTGTTGTACCGCTGCTGATAGTAAAAGTTAGCCTCCCCTTCCAGATCTTTAAACTGGTACCAGTTGGCCACGTAATGCGCCGTAGAAGGTAGGAAAGACTGTTCATTAAAATCAAATTTAACGGTACCCTGAAAATTAACCAGTCCGGCAATTGCTTTAGCCAATGATGTTTTTCCGCTGCCACTTTTACCACACAACAACCAGTGTTCATCCTTTAGGATGTCCCAGTTCAAGTCCTGTAATACAGGGGTGTGGCTGTACCTTAAATTAAGGTTGCTAATATGGACGACAGGGTTTGACATTATCTTGCTTTTTCGAATTCTTCAATCAATTGTTTTTGGTTTAAGATGAAATCAATATCATCATAACCATTTATTAAACAAGATTTTTTATATGGATTGATTTCAAAATCAGCTTGTTCACCAGTGCTTGCAATTGTTACGGTTTGATTTTCAAGATCAATTTCTAATTGGGCGTTATGGTCTTTGCCAACAGCGTTAAAAATAGCAGCTAAGAAATCTTCTGTAACCTGGATAGGCAATAAACCGTTATTTAAGGCATTTCCTTTAAAGATATCGGCAAAAAAACTACTGATCACCACATCAAAACCTGCGTCCTGTATTGCCCAGGCTGCATGTTCCCTGCTGCTGCCACAACCAAAGTTTTTACCTGCTACTAAAACCTGTCCGCTGTAAGTTGGGTTGTTGAGTACAAAATCTGGCTTAGGACTATTGTCACCATTGTAACGCCAGTCACGGAAAAGGTTTTCACCAAAACCTTCTCTGGTTGTTGCTTTTAAAAACCTGGCCGGAATAATCTGGTCGGTATCAATGTTTTCTATATTCAAAGGCACAATGCCCGATGTTAATTTTACAAATTTTTTCATCCTTATATAATTTGTTTTTACGGTGATGAAGCTATCAGATCTATGCTTTCATCTTTATAATCTATTGGCCGCAAATACTACAAAATTGTAGTATTGATAATAACAGTTGGCATTGCTCATGCCTGCATTTTCAATCCATGCCAGCTGGTCTTTCAACGGGGCCATAATATCCAGCTTAATCCTTTCAAAAGCACTTTGCTTTTCCTGATCATCCAAATGGGTGCTTTTAAGCACATGGGTCCTCCAGTGCTCAGTATATATTTTTTCAGCAGTATCATTCGCCCCCAAAACCTGGTCGGCATTGATAAACCAACCTCCTGTTTTTAAGGTTTTGGCAATTTTTCCAAACAGTTGTTTTTTAAGTTCATTAGATAAATGGTGTATTGCCAGTCCAGATACTACAAGATCATAATCCCCATCAGGAAGCTCAACTGTTGCAAAATCTGCATTCAAAAAACGCATATTGTCATTGCCATCAAAACGTTCTTCCGCTTTTTTTAGCATATCCGCCGAAATATCAATGAGGGTTATTTTTGCATCTGGATACTTCTCCTTAAAAAAAGCACTCATCAGGCCCGTTCCGGCACCAATATCCAATATATTTTTAACTGAGGTCACTTCTTCAGATAAGCTCAAGGCAATGCCATAAAAATCATCAAAGCAAGGGATTAGAAAACGCCTTTGCCTATCGTATTTTTCAGATACTGCATTAAACTGATGTTGTATTTTCTGATAAGTTTCCATGTTATAAAATCTTGCTTAGCCCTTAATGCTAAGCTTCAACTAAAAAGTCTCTGATGTCTGAAATTTTTCCGGTTACTGCGGCGGCGGCGGCAGTAAGAGGACTTACCAGCAAAGTTCTTGCATTAGGACCCTGACGCCCCTCAAAGTTTCTGTTGGAGGTAGATACACAGTATTTTCCTGCAGGAATTTTGTCTTCGTTCATGCCCAGGCATGCACTGCATCCAGGTTCACGAAGCTGAAAACCCGCATGTTCAAAAATCTTATCCAGACCTTCATTGATGGCTTGTTGTTCAACTTGTTTTGATCCCGGTACAATCCAAACGGTTACATTTTCTGCTTTTTGTTTATCCTTAACAAATTCTGCCACTTCACGTAAATCTTCAATTCTGGAATTGGTACAGCTTCCAATGAATACATAATCAACTGCTTTTCCAATTAAAGATGAATCATCATCAAATCCCATATAATCCAATGCTTTTTGATAAGAAAGTTGCTCTTTATCTGGCTGCGAAGTTGTAGAAGGGATAAGTTCCTTTATGCCCATTCCCATCCCAGGATTTGTTCCATAGGTAATCATAGGAGTAATATCTTCTGCATTAAATGAGAGTACCTCATCAAATTGCGCATCTGCATCACTGTATAAAGTTTTCCAATAAGCCAAAGCTTTGTCCCATTCTGCGCCTGCAGGTGCAAATTCACGACCTTTGATGTAATCAAAAGTAATTTGGTCTGGTGCAATTAAACCGCCTCTTGCGCCCATTTCAATGCTCATATTACAAATGGTCATTCGCGCTTCCATGCTCAAAGACTCAATTGCAGAACCAGCATATTCAATAAAATAACCTGTACCACCTGCGGCAGATATTTTAGCAATGATATATAAAATGATGTCTTTAGCCCCAACACCTTTTTCAAGGCTGCCATTAACCTCAATTTTCATTGTTTTTGGTTTCTGCTGTAGCAAACACTGTGTAGCAAAAACCTGTTCTACCTGAGATGTACCAATACCAAAGGCAATGGCACCAAAAGCACCATGTGTAGAAGTGTGACTGTCTCCACATACCATTGTTTTACCCGGAAGCGTGATGCCCAGTTCCGGACCGATAACGTGAACAATCCCCTGATAAGGATGGCCTAAACCATAAAGCTCAATACCAAATTCTGCACAGTTTTTGGTTAGCATATCTACCTGGTAGCGGGAAAGTTCTTCTTTAATGGGTTGCAGCTGATTTAGCGTAGGTACGTTATGGTCTGCTGTTGCTACCGTTTGCTTTGGACGTAAAACCGGCAATCCTCTTTTGCGCAATCCATCAAAAGCCTGAGGAGAGGTAACCTCATGGATTAAGTGTGTATCAATGTATAAAATATCGGGAAATCCGGCCTCACTCTTTACAACGTGTGCATCCCAAATTTTTTCTACTAATGTTTTTGACATCTTTATATTGTTTTTTTATGAGTGACTGGTCAAATATAGGAACAGTCACTCATTTAATTATTACGCTGTTTTAATAGATTTCATTGCAGTCATTGCTTTTCTCAATTCAGCACCAATCAGTTCCACTTCATGAGAACGGATAGCTTCATTCACCGCAATTAAAGCTCTGTTATCTACAGCTCCGTCTTTACCTTCATTAAAGTTTTTACCCACCAATTCTGTACCTACTCTGGTCATAAAATCAGCCAGTAGAGGTTTACAAGCCTGGTCAAACAAGTAACAGCCATATTCCGCAGTATCAGAAATTACGCGGTTCATTTCGAATAATTTTTTACGTGCAATGGTGTTTGCAATCAGCGGGGTTTCATGTAAAGACTCATAGTAAGCAGATTCTGGTTTAATACCAGCCTGAACCATAGTTTCAAAAGCCAATTCGACACCAGCTCTTACAAAAGCTACCATTAAAGTATAGTTGTCAAAATATTCCTGTTCGCCAATCTTAACATCACCAGCAGGTGTTTTTTCAAAAGCAGTTTCACCTGTTTCTGCACGCCATGCCAATAGGTTTTTATCTCCATTTGCCCAGTCTTCCATCATAATACGGCTAAACTCGCCACTCATGATGTCATCCTGATGTTTTTGGAACAATGGGCGCATAATGTCTTTCAGTTCTTCAGAAATTTCAAATGCTTTAATTTTTGCAACATTACTCAACCTGTCCATCATCGCGGTAATTCCACCTTGTTTCAAAGCTTCAGTAATTACTTCAACACCATATTGAACCAATTTAGAGGCATAACCTGCATCAATTCCTTTTTCAACCATTTTGTCAAAAGACAGGATAGAGCCAGTTTGCAATAAACCACAAAGAATGGTTTGCTCACCCATTAAATCTGATTTTACTTCAGCCACAAAAGAAGATTTCAATACACCAGCTTTATGTCCACCTGTACCTACGCAATATGCCTTTGCCTGTACCAGGCCTTTTCCCTCAGGATCGTTTTCAGGGTGAACCGCAATTAAGGTTGGCACACCAAATCCCCTTACATATTCTGCACGTACTTCAGAACCCGGGCATTTTGGAGCTACCATGATTACGGTAATGTCTTTACGGATCTGCATGCCTTCTTCAACAATGTTGAAGCCATGAGAATATAATAATGTAGCACCTTTTTGCATTAATGGCATTACAGCATTTACCACTGCAGTATGTTGTTTATCTGGTGTTAAGTTAATCACCAGGTCAGCAGAAGGGATCAATTCTTCGTAAGTACCTACAGTAAAGTTGTTATCTGTAGCGTTTTTCCATGAATCTCTTTTTCCTTCAATAGCTTCCTTACGCAAAGCATAAGAAACATTTAAACCGCTATCTCTTAAATTTAAACCCTGGTTAAGGCCTTGCGCACCACAACCAACAATTACTAGTTTTTTGCCTTTTAGCGCATTTACACCGTCCAGAAATTCTGAACTGTCCATGAAATCGCAAACGCCTAGCTGGTTTAATTTTTCTCTAAGAGGTAATGTGTTAAAATAATTTGACATCGTTTTTTTTATTGGGGTTTTTATTATTAGGTTCTTTTTTTCTTCTCCTCGTCATCTCGATCTGAGGAACGATTGAGAAATCTATTTCTTCTTTAATAGATCTCTCGTTGCTTTGCTTGTCAGGATGACAACCGTATTATTACATTGTAAATACGTTTTTTTCTTTATCCAGGTATTCGTTTTCAATTACTTCCTGTCCCGGTTCCTCACGCTCAAACTCTCTCAGTTTAGCATTAAAACCTTCACTTTCTTTAATAATCGCTACCCTGGCACTACGTACAAACTCTATTAAGCCATAGGGCTGTAATACTTCTATCAACTTATCCGTTTCTTCACGGTGCCCGGTAGTTTCAAACACGGTGTAATCCCTACGGATCACTACAGCCCTGGCACCAAATTCTCTAAGTAACCTTTCTACAGGTGCTTTATCTGCAACGGTATCTGTAGGTACCTTATATAAAGCCATTTCCTGCCAAATGATATCTTCGTTGGTATTGTAGTACACTTTTAATACTTCTACCTGTTTTTCTATCTGTCTGCAAAGCTTACGTACTACATCTTCAGTTTCCTGAATAACAATGTTAAAACGGTGGATGTGCTCAATTTCAGAAGGAGAGGTATTTAAACTTTCTATATTTATTTTTCTTCTGGAAAAAATGATCGCAATGCGGTTCAATATCCCGATTTGATTTTCAGTATAAACCGTGATGGTATATTCCTGCTGAGCAGGAGTTTCTATGTTCTGGTTGCTCATGGTCTTTGTTATTTTAGTCTGATTTCACTTACACTGCATCCCTGTGGCACCATTGGGAACACATTGTGCTCTTTGGTAACCATTACTTCCAGCAGGTATGATCCTTTATGTTCCAGCATTTCTGTTAATGCAGCAACCAGGTCGTCACGTTCAGAAATCCTTTTTCCAGCGATGTAATAAGACTCAGCTAATTTCACGAAATCAGGGCTTTTGATGTCTACGAAAGAGTAGCGTTTTTCATTAAATAACTGTTGCCACTGACGTACCATACCTAAAAACTGATTGTTCAGGATCATAATTTTAACATCAACGCCACTTTGCATAATGGTGCCCAGTTCCTGTAAGGTCATTTGAAAGCCTCCGTCGCCAATTACTGCAACAACGGTACGGTCAGGCGTCCCAAATTTAGCACCAATTGCTGCCGGCAATCCAAAGCCCATCGTGCCCAGTCCGCCGCTGGTAATGTTACTACGTGTTTTGTTGA
The nucleotide sequence above comes from Pedobacter sp. MC2016-14. Encoded proteins:
- the leuB gene encoding 3-isopropylmalate dehydrogenase, which gives rise to MNKNILVIPGDGIGPEVTAWGKAVLAQIATNFGHEFTFDEALMGHAAIEATGSPLPDETLDKAKKSDAILFGAVGHALYDNDPSLKVRPEQGLLKIRKELGLYANLRPILLFDELLNASSIKANILKGTDILFFRELTGDVYFGEKTRSEDRNTASDLMIYHRYEVERIAHKAYEAAMKRNKRLCSVDKANVLESSRLWRETIQEISKQYPEVETEHMFIDNAAMQLIKDPKRFDVVLTANLFGDILTDEASQIAGSMGMLASASVGDGTGFFEPIHGSAHDIAGKNLANPLASILSVALMLDISFGLKEEAKVVLNAVDHVLKEGYRTNDIADGSTNPYHVLGTQEMGKLVLKFIAEKAVTI
- a CDS encoding RNA polymerase sigma-70 factor encodes the protein MSGKNSIASTGGHIRINVQSFETVYNMYWEKIYAICYNNIREIEPAKEMVQDIFKSLWERRENLELENVNNYLVRAAKFKTFEYIRNKVSQQKHVCIKQQDCSHSSNCTEEHIHFNDLKQKVNILVDTLPCQCRRVYKMSREQGLSNKEIASSLLITERAVEYHITKALSVLRLNLSNYSI
- the ilvA gene encoding threonine ammonia-lyase IlvA; this encodes MNVKKEVELDFLSAAERIKGTVKRTPLEYNAGLSLKYNAQIYLKREDLQLVRSYKLRGAYNMISTLEAGQMASGVVCASAGNHAQGVAHSCKKLGIKGVIFMPEITPKQKVKQTAMFGGDNIEIVLVGDTFDDCMKEALEYTVKHQMTFIPPFDNAKIIEGQGTVGVEIFEDLPDLDVIIVPIGGGGLASGVGSYLKNVKPAIEVIGVEPEGAPSMQNALKNGSPVTLEYIDRFVDGAAVKRVGALTFEYCSELLDQMLLIPEGKICTTILQLYNEDAIVVEPAGALAVASLDQLQDTIIGKKVVCVVSGGNNDIERMQEIKEKSLLFEGLKHYFIVRFPQRPGALKDFVNNVLGPNDDITRFEFIKKTNKENGPALVGIELAQRSDYEALVQRMKEFKFEIIELNNDQTLFEYLV
- a CDS encoding ATP-binding cassette domain-containing protein, which gives rise to MSNPVVHISNLNLRYSHTPVLQDLNWDILKDEHWLLCGKSGSGKTSLAKAIAGLVNFQGTVKFDFNEQSFLPSTAHYVANWYQFKDLEGEANFYYQQRYNSLAVQTTATVFAELKNYGQKNGLQITEAERLVAALGFSELKDSALIQLSSGEHKKLQLVKALWLKPQLLIIDQPYNGLDKLSRQNLNTLLEELAGDGCQLILIGNDQEFPSVINRFATLREGQLHKISAEERSYDLEEEFSKPVPSFLNESPRSSSDNVITMIDVNISYGEKQVLKNINWEVKAGEKWLLQGHNGSGKSTLLSLISGDHPQAYANNFYLFGNKRGTGESIWEIKEKIGLISPEMHWYFDPSATVRQSVVSGFFDSSGLFCDPGYTKNSQADELIEFFGLSPFKNMLMNALPLGKQRLALLARTIIKNPELLILDEPCQGLDQQQTQYFNKLVDELCKNGTTLIYVGHFEAQLPACLEKRILLETGKVKSVETILENVY
- a CDS encoding 2-isopropylmalate synthase, with amino-acid sequence MLHDPNRVYVFDTTLRDGEQVPGCQLSTPEKIEIAIALEALGVDVIEAGFPISSPGDFQSVVELSKAVKEPTICALTRANTGDIDAAVAALKYAKHPRIHTGIGSSDMHIKYKFNSTREQILERAVAAVKYAKKFVEDIEFYAEDAGRADNAFLAQMIEAVIAAGATVVNIPDTNGYCLPDQYGSKILYLKENVKNIDQAIISVHCHNDLGLATANSLAGLVNGARQVECTINGIGERAGNTALEEVVMVLKTHHALGLNTNINTKHFSDISRMVSKMMRMPVQPNKAIIGQNAFAHSSGIHQDGFLKHRENYEIMNPEDVGINSADIILTARSGRHALKHHLERLGYEIERINLDQIYERFLVMADGKTTAITDDDILFLMTDGKEESYKNGYKLNLLQVLCGDPLTPTASIRLEHNGVEKEAMASGNGPVNATINAIQSIVGTDILLKEFTIQAVQGGSDDVSKVNIKISHEGKSYVGHGFSTDIVKASAHAYLDAMNKFM